In Aspergillus fumigatus Af293 chromosome 4, whole genome shotgun sequence, one genomic interval encodes:
- a CDS encoding fungal specific transcription factor domain-containing protein, giving the protein MGKVLDALERYSSRAEQERSNDSSLRPSTLSGPVASSMISAITPLPTWERVLAMAELYLQYCESQPLPLFHRDTFLSSLSTRDPEILYAILALSIRFSDDDCQGLNDLATLVSGYTEVARGLVMRRVSEGPVELSTLQCLCLLSLIDFTNGNTHRSSIHSSLAMNLAQCANLGTETHATFSAVLREERRRCFWSICLLKRFHGVDFDSMGLPDGSFPPFPQSPERPQSPFSPSGASDEARSTGMEDQGIIAYVIILSEVFAKTTKYVRRHGRPSSVPPWSSQSEYSKILTLQMDLETRMPYIHRFKPANLSARTAEELQANRGYWGPWFLNQFLYHTNLCLLNHPLLLSLSLRNFRNSIPEIFLQHTSDLISSHTTWIIHFINYFEEKKFIVSDPLLGYSAAVVATIELQLSFTEDTTIRQEKRDRFYRCVKFVENIGQRWPHMAQLADKLQRLEGAVSATYQPEPGAQNKSLLIDLSRFWEILEYSFNRDTGSARRLFGDSLYSEPPTSDMEVSQTSPLPEPTRLNSHSEQSHPGSRMSEYGFQTALPVGSHYAMGSAISPRQPDFFNDELSILATNFFSQGQEFLRGSDNREGIGNF; this is encoded by the exons ATGGGCAAAGTTCTTGATGCTTTAGA ACGATATAGCTCGAGAGCCGAACAAGAGAGGTCGAACGACTCGTCTCTTCGGCCGAGTACTTTGAGCGGCCCTGTCGCCTCATCGATGATCAGTGCCATTACCCCACTTCCGACGTGGGAGAGAGTGCTCGCGATGGCAGAATTGTATCTACAATACTGCGAGTCccagcctcttcctctttttcaCAGAGACACTTTTCTTAGCAGCCTCAGCACTCGAGATCCCGAAATCCTCTACGCTATACTCGCATTGAGTATACGATTCTCTGACGATGACTGCCAGGGGTTGAATGATCTTGCAACTCTTGTGAGTGGCTACACAGAGGTAGCTAGAGGACTGGTCATGAGGAGAGTTTCAGAGGGCCCGGTTGAATTATCTACCCTACAGTGTCTCTGCCTTTTAAGTTTGATTGACTTTACCA ACGGCAATACACATCGCTCGAGCATTCACAGTAGTCTTGCGATGAACTTGGCCCAATGTGCCAATTTGGGCACCGAAACGCACGCTACATTTTCCGCGGTGCTTCGCGAAGAGCGGAGACGTTGTTTTTGGAGCATTTGCCTTTTGAAGCGCTTTCATGGTGTTGATTTTGACAGCATGGGGCTCCCTGATGGGAGTTTTCCCCCGTTCCCACAAAGCCCTGAGCGCCCTCAATCGCCCTTTTCGCCGAGCGGTGCCTCTGATGAGGCTCGGTCTACTGGTATGGAAGACCAGGGGATCATTGCATATGTGATCATTCTAAGTGAGGTCTTCGCCAAAACCACCAAATACGTTCGTCGCCACGGCCGGCCAAGCAGTGTCCCACCGTGGTCCTCACAGTCAGAGTACTCCAAAATTCTCACGCTCCAAATGGATTTGGAAACACGCATGCCTTACATCCATCGATTCAAACCGGCCAACCTCAGCGCGAGGACGGCCGAGGAGCTTCAAGCCAACCGAGGATACTGGGGTCCGTGGTTCCTGAACCAATTTCTTTATCATACAAACCTTTGTCTCCTTAATCATCCGCTTCTGTTGTCTCTGAGTCTGAGGAACTTCCGGAACTCTATTCCAGAGATATTCTTGCAACACACTTCGGACCTTATATCTTCACATACCACCTGGATCATTCATTTCATAAACTATTTTGAAGAGAAAAAATTCATCGTGTCAGATCCGCTCCTCGGGTACAGTGCCGCTGTGGTGGCAACCATCGAACTACAGTTAAGTTTTACTGAAGATACAACCATCCGGCAAGAGAAGCGCGATCGCTTTTATAGATGTGTCAAGTTCGTGGAAAACATTGGGCAAAGGTGGCCTCACATGGCGCAATTG GCTGATAAATTGCAACGGCTGGAAGGCGCTGTTTCAGCCACCTATCAGCCTGAGCCGGGGGCTCAGAATAAGAGCCTGCTGATAGACCTGTCACGATTTTGGGAAATCCTCGAATATTCGTTTAACAGGGATACGGGCTCTGCTCGTCGCTTGTTCGGCGATTCGTTATACAGTGAACCGCCTACTTCTGACATGGAAGTTTCGCAGACGTCTCCGCTACCCGAACCCACTCGCTTGAATTCACACTCTGAACAATCACATCCAGGGTCACGAATGTCTGAATATGGCTTTCAAACTGCTCTTCCTGTTGGGTCACACTATGCCATGGGCTCAGCAATTTCTCCACGCCAACCAGATTTCTTCAACGATGAGCTATCTATCTTGGCGACAAACTTCTTCTCCCAGGGGCAAGAGTTCCTGCGTGGCAGCGATAATAGAGAAGGAATTGGAAACTTCTAA
- a CDS encoding cytochrome c oxidase subunit 7, translated as MFRTVPRMAGFVFRENRVPYYQRLFQQHDGKRQWWKTERSKYIMYPYLISVYGLGIATTYAMCRMVLGHKTCGVFLFRQTCWFERKYHDVVYKIGQSINGRVGQSIQMIRRVIPKAWP; from the exons ATGTTCCGCACTGTTCCCCGCATGGCTGG ATTCGTGTTCCGCGAGAACCGTGTCCCTTACTACCAGCGCCTCTTCCAGCAGCACGATGGCAAGCGTCAGTGGTGGAAG aCTGAGCGTAGCAAGTACATCATGTACCCCTACCTTATCTCCGTTTACGGTCTGGGCATTG CCACCACCTATGCCATGTGCCGTATGGTCCTT GGCCACAAGACCTG CGGTGTATTTCTATTTCGACAGACTTGTTGGTTTGAGAGGAAATATCACGATGTTGTATATAAGATCGGCCAGAGTATCAATGGAAGAGTTGGTCAGTCTATTCAAATGATTCGTCGAGTTATTCCAAAGGCTTGGCCATGA